A genomic segment from Rhodospirillum centenum SW encodes:
- a CDS encoding helix-turn-helix domain-containing protein, translating into MAQADVKLGKTETDRLRRAGGVELKRLREDRGLTQRELANRVGFDYYTFIAQIEGGRGRLPPDRYQSYADALGVPHQDFARLMLRYYEPVTYRLLFGENP; encoded by the coding sequence ATGGCGCAGGCAGACGTAAAACTCGGCAAAACAGAAACCGACCGCCTCCGGCGCGCAGGCGGGGTTGAGCTGAAACGTCTGCGGGAGGATCGCGGCCTGACCCAGCGTGAGCTGGCGAACCGTGTCGGCTTCGATTATTACACCTTCATTGCGCAGATCGAAGGGGGGCGTGGCCGCCTTCCGCCCGATCGCTACCAGTCCTATGCCGATGCCCTGGGGGTCCCGCATCAGGACTTCGCCCGGCTGATGCTCCGTTACTACGAGCCGGTGACCTACCGGCTGCTGTTCGGAGAAAATCCGTGA
- a CDS encoding beta strand repeat-containing protein, translating into MSNFLAFDSTAYLKNNPDVLQAVLNGGFPSARAHFEQFGVKELRNPNAVVNLTYILTENADTVLAAIQSGAAKDVFDWYVNTGVKTGVAPNAELATFDSAKYLADNLDVKAAVDAGVFKSALEHYLAYGRAESRPAFSTDGTQVDEPVGNTIALTTGTDTLTGTAANDTFIGVADGKTPGAVGQMVTQTFGGLDVIDGGAGTDTMRLTNEVGAMTLATSVTVKSIEKLDLISAQNAITADVSGWEGLQTVTVDQKDAAEAVAVTTKGNATSVTVTGGTTVTVTDSGAAKKDALAAVTVQDATGLTTVASDVLTKLTLVESDGGATVTAAAGTRTLDLTVNGLTAGTITDAEATGLKVTATGDASEGITLAAAKAKAIEFAGSESISVDIGNAAAQAANLVITSSNTAGVTLVNNALDTDVTFTGGAGKDTLTVGATTKTIDLGAGNDTLTVTAALGEGGKLVGGEGTDTLVMTSALAQTLSASAAFSKAIDGFEKVSLGAVAADTTNTVNLTNLGNISHVVSAGTGAAGTAETSIVTFTDLEVGRTITVGGRTITNTGTTTATAANVAAVAAGGTVVGLTAGGTLTDWTAGAAVGPSVTFTSSTSGNVASITVGTTDIGAGVDPATSRTQGVNTVSTETVTFNFGGLTYGQSITLTDGTVTRTITATTDGTYTGAQVATVAAGGVVAGLTSSGTLTANWSNGGATGASVTFTSATAITNVADLTATANAAITADAASVTGGVDGTPGSVLTVNNMANGGTFELTGTVSGTATVSLKDATGTADVLNITLNGASNIVNTGKVVVAGVETINIVTTDSTAASNPAAASTINLDAAAATNIVLTGNHGVNFSGSTLTKLVDLDASGVVGTGATAAAAATAGTVTFTSSVTDKALTVKTGNGNDVISVATNTKGATIDTGTGNDGITGSEGNDVINAGGGNDTVNSSAGADTITLGDGKDTYDLRDAAHSVLAKYDTILDFNANTVLADDDNASEGGAALADRDGDVIDVSGRFSNGVDGIKVFVASNAADAQTFIQNTGNATGGDEGNYTGFALDSSTSLLYMDFNQDGVVDSVIKLTGVTTITEAAFTGIDV; encoded by the coding sequence ATGTCGAATTTTCTGGCTTTCGACAGCACCGCTTACCTGAAGAACAATCCGGACGTTCTTCAGGCGGTGCTGAACGGTGGCTTTCCGAGCGCCCGCGCCCACTTCGAGCAGTTCGGTGTGAAGGAGCTGCGTAATCCGAACGCGGTGGTCAATCTGACCTACATCCTGACCGAGAACGCCGACACGGTGCTCGCGGCGATCCAGAGCGGCGCCGCCAAGGACGTGTTCGACTGGTACGTGAATACCGGCGTGAAGACGGGCGTCGCCCCGAACGCCGAGCTGGCCACCTTCGATTCCGCCAAGTACCTCGCCGACAATCTGGACGTGAAGGCGGCCGTCGATGCCGGCGTCTTCAAGTCTGCCCTCGAGCACTACCTGGCCTACGGCCGCGCCGAGTCCCGCCCGGCCTTCAGCACGGACGGCACCCAGGTCGATGAGCCGGTCGGCAACACGATCGCCCTGACCACGGGCACCGACACCCTCACCGGCACGGCCGCCAACGACACGTTCATCGGCGTTGCGGACGGCAAGACCCCGGGCGCCGTTGGCCAGATGGTCACCCAGACCTTCGGCGGTCTGGACGTGATCGACGGCGGTGCGGGCACCGACACGATGCGCCTGACCAACGAAGTCGGCGCGATGACCCTGGCCACCTCGGTCACGGTGAAGAGCATCGAGAAGCTCGATCTGATCAGCGCGCAGAACGCCATCACGGCTGACGTTTCGGGCTGGGAAGGCCTGCAGACCGTCACCGTCGATCAGAAGGACGCCGCCGAGGCTGTTGCCGTCACCACCAAGGGCAACGCCACGAGCGTGACCGTCACGGGCGGCACCACCGTGACCGTGACCGACAGCGGCGCGGCCAAGAAGGACGCGCTGGCGGCCGTCACCGTTCAGGACGCCACCGGCCTGACCACCGTCGCCTCCGACGTGCTGACCAAGCTGACCCTGGTCGAGTCCGACGGCGGCGCCACGGTCACCGCGGCGGCGGGCACCCGCACCCTTGACCTGACCGTCAACGGGCTCACCGCCGGCACCATCACCGACGCCGAGGCGACCGGCCTGAAGGTCACCGCCACCGGCGACGCCTCCGAAGGCATCACCCTCGCGGCGGCCAAGGCCAAGGCGATCGAGTTCGCCGGCAGCGAGAGCATCTCCGTCGATATCGGCAACGCGGCCGCTCAGGCTGCCAACCTCGTGATCACCTCCAGCAACACCGCTGGCGTGACCCTGGTCAACAACGCCCTCGACACGGACGTGACCTTCACCGGCGGCGCCGGCAAGGACACCCTGACCGTCGGCGCGACCACCAAGACGATCGACCTGGGCGCCGGCAACGACACGCTCACCGTGACGGCCGCGCTGGGTGAGGGCGGCAAGCTGGTCGGCGGCGAAGGCACCGACACGCTGGTCATGACCTCTGCCCTGGCTCAGACCCTGTCCGCCTCGGCCGCGTTCTCGAAGGCCATCGACGGCTTCGAGAAGGTGAGCCTGGGTGCCGTGGCTGCTGACACCACGAACACCGTCAACCTGACGAACCTGGGCAACATCAGCCACGTCGTTTCCGCCGGCACCGGCGCCGCCGGCACGGCTGAGACCTCGATCGTCACCTTCACGGATCTGGAAGTCGGCCGGACCATCACCGTCGGCGGCCGCACGATCACCAACACCGGCACCACCACGGCGACCGCTGCCAACGTCGCTGCCGTCGCCGCTGGTGGCACCGTTGTCGGCCTGACCGCCGGCGGCACGCTGACCGATTGGACGGCGGGCGCCGCTGTCGGCCCCTCGGTGACCTTCACCTCTTCCACCTCCGGCAACGTTGCTTCGATCACGGTTGGCACGACCGACATCGGCGCTGGTGTGGACCCGGCTACCAGCCGTACCCAGGGCGTCAATACCGTCAGCACGGAGACCGTCACCTTCAACTTCGGTGGCCTGACCTACGGTCAGAGCATCACGCTGACCGACGGCACCGTCACCCGCACCATCACGGCCACCACCGACGGTACCTACACCGGTGCTCAGGTCGCTACGGTTGCCGCTGGCGGTGTGGTTGCCGGCCTGACCTCCTCGGGTACGCTGACCGCCAACTGGAGCAACGGCGGCGCTACCGGCGCGTCCGTGACCTTCACCTCCGCGACCGCGATCACCAACGTCGCCGACCTGACCGCTACCGCCAACGCGGCGATCACCGCCGACGCGGCGTCGGTCACGGGTGGCGTGGACGGCACCCCGGGTTCGGTCCTGACTGTCAACAACATGGCCAATGGCGGCACGTTCGAGCTGACCGGCACGGTCTCCGGCACGGCCACCGTGAGCCTGAAGGACGCCACCGGCACCGCCGATGTGCTGAACATCACGCTGAACGGCGCCAGCAACATCGTGAACACCGGCAAGGTTGTCGTCGCCGGCGTCGAGACGATCAACATCGTCACGACCGACAGCACGGCGGCCAGCAACCCGGCCGCGGCCTCCACGATCAACCTGGATGCGGCGGCTGCCACCAATATCGTCCTCACGGGCAATCATGGTGTGAACTTCTCCGGCTCCACCCTGACGAAGCTCGTCGATCTGGATGCCTCCGGTGTCGTCGGCACCGGCGCCACGGCGGCGGCGGCTGCCACGGCCGGTACGGTGACCTTCACGTCTTCCGTCACGGACAAGGCCCTGACCGTCAAGACCGGCAACGGCAACGACGTCATCAGTGTCGCCACCAACACCAAGGGCGCCACGATCGACACCGGCACCGGCAACGATGGCATCACGGGCTCCGAGGGGAACGACGTGATCAACGCCGGGGGCGGCAATGACACGGTCAACTCCAGCGCCGGTGCGGACACCATCACGCTGGGCGATGGCAAGGACACCTACGACCTGCGCGACGCCGCCCACTCGGTTCTGGCGAAGTACGACACCATCCTCGACTTCAACGCCAACACCGTGCTGGCCGATGACGACAATGCCTCCGAGGGTGGCGCTGCCCTCGCCGACCGCGACGGCGACGTGATCGACGTGAGCGGCCGGTTCAGCAACGGCGTCGATGGGATCAAGGTCTTCGTCGCCAGCAACGCTGCCGACGCCCAGACCTTCATCCAGAACACGGGCAACGCGACCGGCGGCGACGAGGGCAACTACACCGGCTTCGCGCTGGATAGCAGCACCAGCCTGCTGTACATGGACTTCAACCAGGATGGCGTGGTCGACTCGGTCATCAAGCTGACCGGCGTCACCACCATCACCGAGGCCGCCTTCACCGGCATTGACGTCTGA
- a CDS encoding class I SAM-dependent methyltransferase, with amino-acid sequence MNDWTAGYMTDINYTYGYYSELNPQRVGLAFLNRGLVFPEVTTACELGFGQGLSVAIHAAGSTAGWHGTDFNPAQAAFAGDLVAASGADARLRDDAFAEFCTRPDLPDFDFIGLHGIWSWISDANRAVIVDFVRRRLKVGGVLYISYNTLPGWAAFAPMRHLMTGHADLLGAEGRGIVNRVDGAIDFAEKLLATNPLFSRANPLVGERLKKMKEQNRHYLAHEYFNRDWHPMHFATMADWLDGAKLDYACSAHYLDHLDAVNLTPAQQTFLAEVPDPMFRETVRDFMVNQQFRRDYWVKGARRMSPLERVEALKTRRVMLATARDQVSMKIAGALGEASLNDAVYGPVLDLLADLRPHSLGQMEQSLRGKGLSFNQIVEACLVLTGVGHLYAVHDDAVAAKVRRQTDRLNAHLCGKARSGGDIAYLASPVTGGGIIVDRIQQLFVASIVQGRKQPADWAGDVWKTLSSQGQKLVKEGKPLETAEANLAELTAQARTFADRRLPALRALQIV; translated from the coding sequence ATGAACGACTGGACCGCCGGTTACATGACCGATATCAATTATACCTACGGCTATTATTCGGAACTGAATCCGCAGCGCGTCGGGCTGGCCTTCCTGAACCGGGGGCTGGTCTTTCCGGAGGTGACGACGGCCTGCGAACTGGGCTTCGGCCAGGGCCTGTCCGTCGCCATCCATGCCGCCGGCTCCACCGCCGGCTGGCACGGCACCGACTTCAATCCCGCCCAGGCGGCCTTTGCCGGCGATCTGGTCGCGGCGTCGGGGGCCGATGCCCGGCTCCGGGATGACGCCTTCGCCGAGTTCTGCACCCGGCCCGACCTGCCCGATTTCGATTTCATCGGGCTGCACGGCATCTGGTCCTGGATCTCCGATGCCAACCGGGCGGTGATCGTGGATTTCGTCCGCCGCCGGCTGAAGGTGGGCGGGGTGCTCTACATCAGCTACAACACCCTGCCGGGCTGGGCCGCCTTCGCCCCGATGCGGCATCTGATGACCGGGCATGCCGATCTGCTGGGGGCGGAAGGGCGCGGCATCGTCAACCGCGTCGATGGCGCCATCGACTTCGCGGAAAAGCTGCTGGCCACCAATCCCCTGTTCAGCCGCGCCAACCCCCTGGTGGGCGAGCGGCTGAAGAAGATGAAGGAACAGAACCGCCACTATCTGGCGCATGAATACTTCAACCGCGACTGGCATCCCATGCACTTCGCCACGATGGCCGACTGGCTGGACGGGGCGAAGCTGGACTATGCCTGCTCCGCCCATTACCTGGACCATCTTGACGCGGTGAACCTGACCCCGGCGCAGCAGACCTTCCTGGCAGAGGTGCCGGACCCGATGTTCCGGGAAACGGTCCGCGACTTCATGGTCAACCAGCAGTTCCGCCGCGACTACTGGGTCAAGGGCGCGCGCCGGATGAGCCCGCTGGAACGGGTCGAGGCGCTGAAGACCCGCCGGGTCATGCTCGCCACCGCCCGCGATCAGGTTTCGATGAAGATCGCCGGCGCGCTGGGGGAAGCCAGCCTGAACGATGCCGTCTACGGCCCCGTTCTGGATCTGCTGGCCGATCTCCGGCCGCACTCGCTGGGGCAGATGGAGCAGTCCCTGCGGGGCAAGGGGCTCAGCTTCAACCAGATCGTCGAGGCCTGTCTGGTGCTCACCGGGGTCGGCCATCTCTACGCGGTGCACGACGACGCCGTCGCCGCCAAGGTTCGGCGCCAGACCGACAGGCTCAACGCCCATCTCTGCGGCAAGGCCCGCAGCGGGGGCGACATCGCCTATCTCGCCAGCCCGGTGACCGGCGGCGGCATCATCGTCGATCGCATCCAGCAGCTTTTCGTGGCCTCCATCGTCCAGGGCCGCAAGCAGCCCGCCGACTGGGCCGGCGATGTCTGGAAGACGCTCTCGTCCCAGGGGCAGAAGCTGGTCAAGGAGGGCAAGCCGCTGGAGACGGCGGAAGCCAATCTGGCCGAACTGACGGCCCAGGCGCGGACCTTCGCGGACCGGCGCCTGCCGGCCCTGCGGGCCCTGCAGATCGTCTGA